Proteins from a single region of Gemmatimonadota bacterium:
- a CDS encoding serine hydrolase, which yields MLRPIVRAIVLLGLLAGTPAAAQTGQFNLEKTKTVLTGLIETAIRERGVPSISIALVRGDSIVWKAAFGYANVRTKTPATPETIYSTGSTFKSATATGLLQLLEQKKLDLDAPVNQYLGNIQVQDRLQSDKPVTTRHILSHWSGLNAGAVTKPLWGRELPKALEQMVSGLYSIRAPEAKWEYNNFAFGLAGLLLENISGTEYEKYLIENILKPLGVATPHPVYPSAEMVELMALPYNAGGATGKPVPVAQVHFDVYPAGDIYLTAEDMARFLAMHLNGGTFRGKRIISEASAKLAHEPPYGGTYGFGWSVRKESSGHTIISHSGGIPGQSSYMMGDVDAKVGVYYMSNSGAPPAIGEAALKLLRGEEYVPPVAVERKAITVDPKVLDRYVGTYNLGVGISLVVTREGAGLVLRQHGSDAPMALLPETATTFFVRGQELIVTFVAGPTGAIDKLVVGSGASALEAKRSQ from the coding sequence GACCGGCCTGATCGAAACCGCCATCCGGGAGCGCGGGGTTCCGTCGATCTCAATTGCCCTGGTCCGGGGCGATTCGATCGTGTGGAAAGCCGCGTTCGGCTACGCCAACGTCCGGACCAAGACGCCCGCCACCCCGGAGACGATCTACAGCACCGGCTCGACCTTCAAATCCGCCACCGCTACGGGGTTGCTGCAGCTCCTGGAGCAGAAGAAGCTCGACCTCGATGCCCCGGTCAACCAGTATCTCGGCAATATCCAAGTCCAAGACCGACTTCAAAGCGACAAGCCCGTCACCACCCGCCACATCCTCTCGCACTGGTCGGGGTTGAACGCGGGCGCCGTGACCAAGCCGCTCTGGGGCCGCGAGCTGCCGAAGGCCCTGGAGCAGATGGTGTCCGGGCTCTATTCGATCCGCGCGCCGGAAGCCAAGTGGGAGTACAACAACTTCGCCTTCGGATTGGCCGGGCTTCTGCTCGAGAACATTTCCGGCACCGAGTACGAAAAGTACCTGATCGAGAACATCTTAAAGCCGCTCGGCGTCGCCACGCCGCATCCAGTGTATCCCTCGGCTGAGATGGTGGAGTTGATGGCATTGCCGTACAACGCGGGCGGCGCCACCGGCAAGCCAGTACCCGTTGCCCAGGTCCACTTCGACGTCTACCCCGCCGGCGACATCTACCTCACGGCGGAGGACATGGCTCGCTTCCTGGCCATGCACTTGAACGGCGGCACCTTCCGCGGCAAGCGGATCATTTCCGAGGCGTCGGCCAAGCTGGCCCACGAGCCGCCCTACGGCGGGACCTACGGTTTTGGTTGGAGCGTCCGGAAGGAGTCCAGCGGCCACACGATTATTTCTCACAGCGGCGGGATTCCGGGGCAGAGCAGCTATATGATGGGCGACGTGGACGCCAAGGTCGGCGTCTACTACATGTCGAACTCGGGGGCGCCGCCCGCCATCGGTGAGGCCGCGCTCAAGTTGCTCCGGGGCGAAGAGTACGTCCCGCCGGTTGCGGTTGAACGGAAGGCCATCACGGTCGACCCCAAAGTGCTCGACCGCTACGTCGGCACCTACAACCTGGGCGTCGGGATCAGCTTGGTCGTGACCCGGGAAGGCGCCGGCCTAGTCCTCCGGCAACACGGGTCCGACGCTCCCATGGCGCTTCTCCCCGAGACCGCAACGACCTTCTTCGTCAGAGGCCAGGAGTTGATTGTCACCTTCGTCGCGGGGCCAACCGGGGCGATCGACAAGTTGGTGGTTGGAAGCGGTGCCTCCGCGCTGGAAGCCAAGCGGAGCCAGTAG